One window of the Sphaerochaeta associata genome contains the following:
- the secA gene encoding preprotein translocase subunit SecA — translation MGTSFFTKLFGTKQDKDLRSLLPFVEQVNKEESWASALSDDQFPIQTAQFRKQLEEGASLESLLPKAFALAREASKRVLGERHYDVQIMGAVVLHQGKILEMKTGEGKTLTCVPAAYLNALEGKGVHIVTVNDYLAGRDASWMGPIYEFLGLSVGVILSDMDNEAKRRAYSRDVTYGTNNEFGFDYLRDNMKWSAEEKIQPKHHYCIIDEIDSILIDEARTPLIISGQSEDDSAQVLGAAKIASSLVECEKDPETGDYYEQDPLARFDRNAKPFEERGDYKLDEKQKKVSFTNQGMLHMEELLNKHHVINGSIYADENFEYVHYVTQAVKALRLYRNDVDYVVVDGQVQIVDEFTGRILHGRRYSDGLHQAIEAKEKIKILGQNKTLATITFQNFFRMYDKISGMTGTADTEAPEFLKIYNLDVVVIPTNKPVVRKDFPDLVYYNEQFKFKAICEEIEKVHKTGQPILVGTISIEKSELLSVLLRRMGIKHEVLNAKNHAREAMIIEEAGAKGAVTIATNMAGRGTDIKLGGSIEARARRVCGTEASPEEFADALKQVFPAWKKDYEEVKSLGGLYILGTERHESRRIDNQLRGRSGRQGDPGASRFFVSLDDPLMRLFASENLKNILGKIGMQDGEPIEHRMLSNAIEKAQKRVEDRNFEIRKHLLDYDDVLNEQRNFMYGERDAILADEHLIERVRSICHEISSGIVDTVFADAKDDQKGTKILSEMLTTFQLTVPVLDAKATSEQYKQHLVQCINAEIDSKVALTGEKPFNDFLRFNYLRQVDLRWQDHLTTLEDLRDAVGLRSYAQKNPLVEYKVEGFEIFNEMLEGIKHFMAQTLVRVQITRPEQSYQRPSSKARMVESHTAKGAFASESQPARRVQGGGDVAAVTIRRDQPKVGRNDPCPCGSGKKYKHCHGKNV, via the coding sequence ATGGGCACCTCATTTTTCACCAAATTGTTCGGAACCAAGCAAGACAAGGACCTGCGATCACTCCTTCCCTTCGTGGAGCAGGTAAACAAGGAAGAGTCTTGGGCTTCAGCGTTGTCCGATGACCAATTCCCTATTCAAACTGCACAGTTCAGGAAGCAACTGGAAGAAGGAGCCTCCTTGGAGAGTTTGCTGCCCAAGGCTTTCGCCCTGGCCAGGGAAGCCTCCAAGCGTGTTCTGGGTGAGCGGCACTATGATGTACAGATTATGGGAGCAGTCGTACTCCATCAGGGAAAAATCCTGGAGATGAAAACCGGTGAAGGCAAGACCCTCACCTGCGTTCCGGCAGCATATCTGAACGCCCTTGAAGGGAAAGGGGTGCATATCGTCACTGTCAACGACTACCTTGCAGGCCGTGATGCTTCATGGATGGGACCCATATACGAGTTTTTGGGGCTTTCGGTGGGAGTCATCCTCTCGGATATGGACAATGAGGCCAAGCGAAGAGCATACAGCAGGGATGTAACGTATGGTACGAACAACGAATTCGGCTTCGACTACCTCAGGGACAACATGAAGTGGTCGGCCGAGGAGAAAATCCAGCCCAAGCATCACTATTGCATCATCGACGAAATCGACTCGATTCTCATCGACGAAGCCAGAACCCCCTTGATCATCAGCGGCCAAAGCGAGGACGACTCGGCCCAGGTACTGGGTGCTGCGAAAATCGCATCCTCCTTGGTCGAGTGTGAGAAGGATCCCGAGACCGGTGACTACTACGAGCAGGACCCCCTTGCCCGCTTCGACCGCAACGCCAAGCCCTTTGAGGAGCGCGGCGACTACAAACTTGATGAAAAACAGAAGAAAGTCTCCTTCACCAACCAAGGGATGCTGCACATGGAAGAGTTGCTGAACAAGCACCATGTCATAAACGGTTCGATTTATGCCGATGAGAACTTTGAATACGTTCACTATGTCACCCAGGCGGTGAAGGCGCTCAGACTCTATCGCAATGACGTCGATTACGTGGTGGTCGACGGCCAGGTCCAGATTGTCGACGAGTTCACCGGCCGTATCCTCCATGGCAGACGGTACAGCGACGGGCTGCACCAGGCTATAGAAGCCAAGGAGAAAATCAAGATCCTCGGACAGAACAAGACGTTGGCCACTATTACCTTCCAGAACTTCTTCCGCATGTATGACAAGATCAGCGGCATGACCGGCACCGCCGACACCGAAGCACCGGAATTCTTGAAAATCTACAATCTTGATGTGGTGGTCATCCCTACGAACAAGCCTGTGGTCCGCAAAGACTTCCCCGACCTTGTCTACTACAACGAGCAGTTCAAGTTCAAGGCCATCTGTGAGGAGATCGAAAAGGTCCACAAGACCGGCCAACCAATTCTTGTGGGTACCATCAGCATTGAAAAGAGCGAGCTGCTCTCAGTTTTGCTTAGGCGCATGGGCATCAAGCACGAGGTGCTCAATGCCAAGAACCATGCCCGTGAAGCCATGATCATCGAGGAAGCCGGTGCCAAGGGGGCGGTCACCATCGCCACCAACATGGCAGGCCGTGGTACGGATATCAAGCTTGGGGGCAGCATTGAGGCGAGAGCACGCAGAGTATGCGGCACGGAAGCTTCCCCCGAAGAGTTCGCCGACGCCCTCAAGCAGGTTTTCCCTGCTTGGAAAAAGGACTATGAAGAAGTAAAGTCACTAGGCGGCCTTTATATCCTGGGAACGGAGCGGCATGAATCACGACGTATCGACAACCAGCTCAGAGGACGAAGCGGCCGACAAGGGGACCCCGGTGCCAGCCGTTTCTTTGTATCGCTTGACGACCCCCTGATGAGACTCTTCGCTTCGGAGAACCTGAAAAACATCCTGGGAAAAATCGGAATGCAGGACGGGGAGCCGATCGAGCATCGAATGCTCTCCAATGCCATCGAGAAAGCCCAGAAACGGGTTGAAGACCGAAACTTCGAAATCAGAAAACACTTGCTCGACTATGACGATGTACTGAACGAACAACGCAATTTCATGTATGGCGAGCGCGATGCAATCCTGGCTGACGAGCATCTTATTGAGCGTGTGAGGAGTATCTGTCATGAAATCAGCTCGGGAATCGTCGATACCGTATTCGCCGATGCCAAGGACGACCAGAAAGGAACAAAAATCCTCTCTGAGATGCTGACCACTTTCCAACTCACCGTTCCTGTCCTGGATGCAAAAGCCACAAGCGAACAGTACAAGCAGCATCTGGTTCAGTGTATCAATGCCGAAATCGACTCAAAGGTTGCACTGACCGGTGAAAAACCGTTCAACGACTTCCTCCGCTTCAACTACCTCAGGCAGGTCGATCTTCGCTGGCAGGATCACCTGACTACCCTTGAGGATCTTAGGGATGCAGTAGGACTGCGCTCCTATGCACAGAAGAATCCTTTGGTGGAGTACAAGGTTGAAGGCTTTGAAATCTTCAATGAGATGCTCGAAGGCATCAAGCATTTCATGGCCCAGACATTGGTACGTGTGCAGATCACCCGACCCGAACAGTCCTACCAGAGACCGAGCAGCAAAGCAAGAATGGTAGAGTCACACACTGCAAAGGGAGCATTCGCTTCAGAATCCCAACCGGCCAGGCGTGTACAGGGAGGAGGCGATGTCGCAGCGGTCACCATCCGACGCGACCAACCGAAGGTCGGACGCAACGATCCGTGCCCCTGTGGCAGCGGCAAGAAATACAAACACTGTCATGGAAAGAATGTGTAA
- a CDS encoding peptidoglycan D,D-transpeptidase FtsI family protein, which produces MLFNQNTSKSYNNPQVASQVVRGTIYDRNQRILAIQTPYWGVYLHLNAIKDMQLVSEVIAPFVQMNPQEIQNKAQSYTTYAQIKERIDDRMVQPLLDAIQKYSLRGQVNVEKRMGRTYPAQFHASQIIGFTNTEGYGIEGIELSEEAHLNPYPEIGTAPVTYGQDITLTLDLDIQYALDVQLQQIADQHNPDYAMAIVLDAVNADILGMGSYPWYDINNLSASKMEQRRNNAVNLLYEPGSVFKLFSLAAVLKAGQAQTSETFDCDGSYTFQAGASRITVNCTAVHGEVDERTMISKSCNGAIVHWALQTDAKAFYDILTSFGFNSSYDIGLPSRARSQIAPPSTWSGRSQATISFGQELLTSALHLATAATALCPSGELLQPNLILRRTSPVDGSILYERERVVIQSVLDSETTSLIRSGMLMATEDGGTGVRARVAGVDVGVKTGTAQILNPLTNSYEDGTVLASTLAMVPIDNPKYIIYIGAGNPKGDTIWGSNIAAPAVANLVQSLVSQGKLKAKDTEVR; this is translated from the coding sequence ATGCTTTTTAATCAAAACACGAGCAAATCTTACAACAATCCTCAGGTTGCTTCGCAGGTCGTCAGAGGCACCATCTATGACAGAAACCAAAGAATCCTCGCCATCCAGACACCCTACTGGGGAGTCTATCTCCATCTCAATGCCATCAAGGACATGCAGCTTGTAAGTGAAGTCATAGCCCCTTTCGTGCAGATGAACCCCCAGGAAATACAAAACAAGGCGCAGTCGTACACTACCTACGCCCAGATCAAGGAGCGCATCGATGACCGGATGGTCCAACCGCTGCTGGATGCAATCCAAAAGTACTCCCTCAGAGGACAGGTGAATGTCGAGAAACGCATGGGAAGGACCTACCCCGCCCAATTCCACGCTTCGCAGATCATCGGTTTCACCAATACAGAGGGATACGGCATCGAGGGAATCGAGCTCAGTGAGGAGGCTCATCTGAATCCCTACCCCGAAATCGGCACTGCTCCCGTGACCTATGGGCAGGACATCACACTCACTCTCGATTTGGACATCCAATATGCATTGGATGTCCAATTGCAGCAGATTGCCGACCAACACAACCCCGATTATGCGATGGCGATCGTTCTCGATGCTGTCAACGCCGATATCCTGGGCATGGGAAGCTATCCCTGGTACGACATCAACAATCTTTCGGCTTCGAAGATGGAGCAACGAAGAAACAATGCGGTAAATCTTCTCTACGAGCCGGGCTCGGTCTTCAAGCTCTTCAGCTTGGCGGCGGTGCTCAAAGCCGGCCAGGCGCAGACCTCTGAAACATTCGATTGCGACGGCAGTTATACCTTCCAAGCCGGAGCAAGCAGAATCACCGTCAATTGCACTGCTGTCCACGGTGAGGTGGATGAGCGGACGATGATCAGTAAATCCTGCAACGGGGCGATCGTTCACTGGGCCCTTCAGACGGATGCAAAGGCTTTTTATGACATACTTACAAGTTTTGGCTTCAATAGCTCCTATGATATCGGTCTTCCATCCCGAGCCCGCTCCCAGATCGCCCCACCCTCCACATGGTCCGGCCGATCGCAGGCAACCATTTCCTTTGGACAGGAACTCCTCACTTCGGCCCTTCATCTTGCAACCGCAGCCACAGCCTTATGCCCTTCAGGAGAACTCTTGCAACCCAATCTCATTCTCAGACGTACTTCCCCCGTTGACGGAAGCATTCTGTATGAACGCGAGCGGGTGGTGATTCAATCAGTATTGGACAGCGAAACCACAAGCCTCATTCGAAGCGGTATGCTTATGGCAACCGAGGATGGCGGTACCGGGGTACGTGCCCGAGTCGCCGGCGTCGATGTGGGAGTGAAGACCGGAACAGCCCAGATTCTTAATCCGCTTACCAACAGCTATGAGGATGGAACAGTTTTGGCTTCAACCCTTGCAATGGTGCCCATCGACAATCCAAAGTACATCATCTATATCGGAGCGGGTAATCCCAAGGGGGATACCATCTGGGGTTCGAACATCGCCGCCCCTGCCGTCGCAAACCTGGTGCAGTCGCTGGTAAGCCAGGGCAAGCTGAAAGCCAAGGATACGGAAGTTCGCTAG
- a CDS encoding two-component system sensor histidine kinase NtrB, whose translation MKNFVQRAIQKIDQLDTKQIVDILRSQASDVEMLENVLESIHDGVILTDEKLTVLYANSNCRNLVPMARFRSYEGMALSKVLEDEHVLKYINLSVQQKKSDEDNEFTFQKGDTLQTIAVTVFSYKSSSERNRSSYVVMLSDVTEHNANEARLRRSENLASMTTMAAGVAHEIKNPLAAMAIHLQLLRKAFGRKESLTLDDAARYLDVLDEEISRLNSIVVDFLFAVRPMDTRLRLGQIKRTLEEVVKFVIPELSEHHVHLKLDLPTSLPKLEFDEHLIKQALLNLIKNAMNAMESGGMLILQARHDQNQVLLKVIDTGIGMDEQTQLKIFEPYFTTKATGTGLGLTVVYKIMKEHKGDITVQSKLGEGTTFTLYFPVPRSERLALDSQAMAEADYEA comes from the coding sequence ATGAAGAACTTTGTCCAGCGGGCGATTCAGAAGATCGACCAGCTCGATACGAAGCAGATAGTCGACATCCTGCGTTCCCAGGCAAGTGATGTCGAGATGCTGGAGAATGTGCTGGAATCGATTCACGACGGAGTCATTCTCACCGACGAGAAGCTGACGGTCCTGTATGCCAACTCCAACTGCCGCAATCTTGTTCCGATGGCACGATTCCGTTCCTATGAGGGGATGGCCCTGTCGAAGGTCCTGGAGGACGAGCATGTACTGAAGTACATCAATCTGAGTGTGCAGCAGAAGAAAAGCGACGAGGACAATGAGTTCACCTTCCAAAAGGGTGACACTTTGCAGACCATCGCCGTAACCGTCTTCTCCTACAAAAGCAGCTCCGAGCGCAACCGCTCTTCCTATGTGGTAATGCTCAGCGATGTCACCGAGCATAACGCCAACGAAGCCAGACTGCGCAGAAGCGAGAACCTGGCCTCCATGACCACCATGGCGGCCGGGGTGGCGCATGAGATCAAGAACCCATTGGCGGCCATGGCGATCCATTTGCAGTTGCTTCGCAAAGCCTTCGGACGTAAGGAATCCCTTACCCTCGACGATGCGGCGCGGTACTTGGATGTACTCGATGAAGAAATCAGCCGGCTCAATTCGATCGTGGTCGACTTTCTTTTTGCCGTCAGGCCGATGGATACCCGGCTGCGTTTGGGACAGATCAAACGAACCCTTGAGGAGGTTGTCAAGTTTGTAATTCCCGAACTCAGCGAGCACCATGTCCATTTGAAGCTGGATCTTCCCACCTCACTGCCGAAGCTGGAGTTTGACGAGCATCTGATCAAGCAGGCTCTGCTCAACCTCATCAAGAATGCAATGAATGCCATGGAGAGCGGCGGGATGTTGATACTGCAGGCAAGGCATGACCAAAACCAAGTCTTGTTGAAGGTCATCGATACCGGAATCGGGATGGATGAGCAGACCCAACTGAAAATATTCGAACCGTATTTTACCACCAAGGCGACAGGAACCGGCCTTGGGTTGACCGTAGTATATAAGATCATGAAGGAACACAAAGGCGATATCACCGTCCAAAGCAAACTCGGCGAGGGTACGACGTTTACACTCTACTTCCCCGTACCCCGCAGTGAACGACTTGCATTGGACAGTCAGGCCATGGCGGAGGCAGACTATGAAGCGTAG
- the hslU gene encoding ATP-dependent protease ATPase subunit HslU produces the protein MVYTASRKLDELKPSEIVKELDKYIIGQKQAKRTIAVAIRNRTRRKRLPLEIRDEVSPKNIIMIGPTGVGKTEIARRIAKLSNAPFIKVEATKYTEVGYVGRDVESIIRDLMSIAVQQVKAELAEREQEKVVTRVEDRLLDILLPQVKEDHSVDIIPVGSTYSDSQKATRERFRQMLRDGKFDEREVEINVQSRKRVGIEVLGQPNMEELQEAMQSIGSIFGNGKGHNRKLTVKRAREIFTEEETDKAVDTDRAIDEAKERVEQMGIVFIDEIDKVAKGGGSGGGIDVSREGVQRDILPIIEGTSVSTKWGVIDTTHILFIASGAFHVSKPSDLIPELQGRFPLRVELDDLKAEDFYRILTEPANAITMQYRELLKTEGVQIIFEDDAIRRISEIAYEVNSNHDNIGARRLFTIMEKLLEELSFSADELSGQTIPITQAYVDERLGDVIQNQDLSKFIL, from the coding sequence ATGGTATATACAGCAAGCAGGAAGCTTGACGAACTCAAACCTTCCGAGATAGTAAAGGAACTGGATAAATATATAATCGGCCAGAAGCAGGCAAAACGGACCATTGCGGTTGCCATCCGCAACAGGACCCGCCGCAAACGGCTGCCACTGGAAATCCGTGATGAGGTTTCTCCGAAAAACATCATTATGATCGGTCCCACCGGTGTGGGTAAGACTGAAATAGCCCGCCGTATCGCAAAGCTTTCCAACGCCCCCTTCATAAAAGTGGAAGCAACCAAATACACCGAAGTCGGGTATGTCGGACGGGATGTGGAGTCGATCATCCGTGATTTGATGAGCATCGCCGTACAGCAGGTGAAAGCCGAGCTTGCCGAACGAGAGCAGGAAAAGGTTGTCACCAGGGTGGAGGATCGTTTGTTGGATATTCTTCTGCCGCAGGTTAAGGAAGATCATTCGGTGGACATAATTCCGGTGGGCAGCACGTACAGCGACAGCCAGAAGGCAACCCGTGAAAGATTTCGGCAGATGCTGCGCGACGGCAAGTTCGACGAGCGTGAGGTAGAGATCAATGTCCAGAGCCGCAAGCGTGTCGGCATCGAAGTGCTTGGACAACCAAACATGGAGGAGTTGCAGGAGGCGATGCAGAGCATCGGTTCCATTTTCGGCAACGGTAAAGGCCACAACCGCAAGCTGACGGTCAAACGCGCCCGCGAAATTTTCACCGAGGAAGAGACGGACAAGGCGGTTGACACCGACCGCGCCATCGATGAGGCGAAGGAACGGGTCGAGCAGATGGGTATCGTATTCATCGATGAAATCGACAAGGTTGCCAAGGGCGGCGGCTCGGGCGGCGGCATCGATGTCTCCCGTGAAGGGGTGCAGCGTGACATTCTTCCCATCATTGAAGGAACCAGCGTATCCACCAAGTGGGGCGTCATAGACACCACGCACATCCTGTTCATTGCCAGCGGAGCATTCCATGTCTCAAAACCCAGCGACCTGATACCCGAGCTGCAGGGACGTTTTCCGCTGCGCGTGGAGCTTGACGACCTGAAGGCCGAGGATTTCTACCGAATACTGACCGAACCGGCAAATGCCATTACGATGCAATATCGTGAACTGCTCAAGACCGAGGGTGTTCAGATCATCTTTGAGGATGATGCCATCAGAAGAATCAGTGAGATTGCCTATGAGGTGAACTCAAATCATGATAATATTGGAGCCCGAAGACTGTTCACCATTATGGAAAAACTGCTTGAGGAGTTGAGCTTCAGCGCAGATGAACTCAGCGGTCAGACCATTCCCATCACCCAGGCATATGTGGATGAACGCCTTGGTGATGTAATCCAGAATCAGGATCTCTCGAAGTTCATCCTGTAG
- a CDS encoding CvpA family protein, with protein MQWGLTIGSVYFNSIDIIVFVLAIIGGIADTLTGFADAFSHRSGYIVGFFSGLMFTRIIADVLGTSFSLPPILSSLIAFVLLFLIGYGLMRIVGNLLETALNATGLRAVNGLLGFLWGVIEVVIAASVIIYVLELQKAFDLSPIFDASQFVLNIVRPLVPDTVHWFSSSIQVAHV; from the coding sequence ATGCAATGGGGACTGACCATCGGATCCGTGTATTTCAATTCGATTGACATCATTGTCTTTGTCCTGGCGATCATTGGAGGCATTGCCGATACCCTTACAGGGTTTGCCGATGCATTCTCCCACCGAAGCGGGTATATCGTGGGATTCTTTTCCGGCCTCATGTTCACCCGTATCATCGCAGATGTATTAGGCACATCTTTTTCCCTGCCTCCGATTCTCTCCAGCCTGATCGCTTTTGTGCTCCTGTTCCTGATCGGGTATGGTTTGATGCGTATAGTCGGCAATCTCTTGGAAACTGCGCTCAATGCCACAGGGCTTCGTGCGGTGAACGGGCTTCTGGGATTTCTTTGGGGCGTGATCGAGGTGGTCATAGCCGCCAGCGTCATCATCTACGTACTGGAACTGCAGAAAGCCTTCGACCTCTCCCCTATTTTCGATGCCAGTCAATTCGTCCTCAATATTGTCAGGCCCTTGGTTCCCGACACGGTCCACTGGTTCTCCTCCTCGATACAGGTAGCCCATGTTTGA
- a CDS encoding M23 family metallopeptidase — protein sequence MAKDYYDDMQERPSWRSRTEGQRTKPSRGLIWTIALGIAICVVVIVIWYQFFPAQESRTGESPKTVVEVLPQVEKIIDAPQVSAVVAPSTDAAVPSATTSVADAVVLDTQARSLSDRPVVGGPSSSVTVQYADHLVASGEDLASIAALYNLKTQTLISVNQIRNIQAIREGVTLRIPDRDGQLYTVREGDMLSTIARKYSPSLGWKTLQEINGLKSENILVGQQLFIPDTSSTSTKQLADVAPIQFQKPASGTITTLFGQPYTNPATGTSESIGGILIVGNWGSAVVASAGGQVVDAGYEVKGRGRFVVLSHEGGYRTSYHHLENVEVRIGMTLSKGETIGSIGTSGTTYERPTLFFSIEQSGIALDPTQFF from the coding sequence ATGGCAAAAGACTATTATGACGATATGCAGGAGCGGCCTTCCTGGCGGTCACGGACAGAGGGGCAGCGGACAAAACCCAGCCGTGGTCTGATCTGGACCATTGCACTGGGGATAGCCATCTGTGTGGTGGTAATAGTCATTTGGTATCAGTTCTTCCCGGCTCAGGAGAGCAGGACTGGTGAGAGCCCCAAGACCGTAGTCGAAGTGCTTCCTCAGGTAGAGAAAATCATCGATGCACCCCAGGTATCCGCAGTAGTCGCTCCTTCCACCGATGCTGCAGTTCCTTCCGCAACCACTTCTGTGGCCGATGCAGTGGTTCTCGACACCCAGGCCCGTTCACTTTCCGACCGGCCCGTCGTGGGGGGGCCGTCCAGCTCGGTAACCGTCCAATATGCAGATCACTTGGTTGCTTCGGGAGAGGACCTTGCCTCCATCGCAGCCTTGTACAATCTGAAGACCCAAACATTGATCAGTGTCAACCAGATTCGTAACATCCAGGCGATACGGGAAGGCGTTACGCTGCGGATTCCCGACCGTGACGGACAGTTGTACACCGTTCGCGAGGGGGATATGCTCTCCACCATTGCACGCAAATACAGTCCATCCCTGGGATGGAAGACCCTGCAGGAGATCAACGGTCTCAAGAGCGAGAACATCCTTGTCGGCCAACAGCTGTTCATCCCTGATACTTCTTCAACCTCCACGAAACAACTTGCCGATGTAGCTCCGATTCAATTTCAGAAACCTGCCTCGGGTACAATCACCACGCTTTTCGGGCAACCATACACAAATCCGGCTACCGGAACCAGTGAAAGCATCGGCGGCATCCTGATCGTCGGTAACTGGGGTTCGGCGGTTGTCGCTTCGGCCGGCGGCCAGGTGGTCGATGCCGGTTATGAGGTGAAAGGCAGGGGTCGGTTCGTGGTGCTCAGCCATGAAGGTGGATACCGCACCAGCTACCATCATCTGGAGAATGTTGAGGTACGCATCGGCATGACGCTCTCCAAGGGTGAGACGATAGGAAGCATCGGTACCAGCGGCACCACCTATGAGCGGCCGACGCTCTTCTTCAGCATTGAGCAGTCGGGTATCGCCCTCGATCCAACACAGTTCTTCTAG
- the murG gene encoding undecaprenyldiphospho-muramoylpentapeptide beta-N-acetylglucosaminyltransferase: MIVCYTGGGTLGHIYPALAVHEVLGKRAGYQAFWIGREDRSEKEAVELAGIPFFAIRSGKLRRYRSLKNLLDIGNVLVGCFQAFCILRRNRPNVLFSKGGFVSVPPVLAAFLLGIPVVSHESDASAGLATRINARFSRFVCVPFAQGFETIQKHKRVVTGNPIRQALVAEAEQPYKEGELAFIGKDEKLILVLGGSSGSQQINALIRSNLEALTQLAYVYHQCGSKDVQNLVHERYTEVAFITDLLPSLLKRADLVISRSGANTIAELALFGCPSLLIPLSRQYSRGDQIDNALRLASLGASRVLLDENDLNRFFVEVKDLLDDRQKRTMLSGNIRKLAQKECAHSIAELLGSVKE; encoded by the coding sequence ATGATTGTCTGCTATACAGGGGGTGGCACCCTCGGTCATATCTATCCCGCACTTGCCGTACACGAGGTTCTTGGAAAGCGGGCGGGGTATCAGGCTTTTTGGATCGGACGGGAAGATCGATCAGAAAAAGAGGCCGTGGAACTAGCGGGCATTCCTTTTTTTGCCATCCGCAGCGGAAAACTGAGACGATATCGGTCGCTGAAAAACCTGCTTGACATCGGCAATGTGCTCGTAGGGTGTTTTCAAGCCTTCTGTATACTCAGACGCAACAGGCCGAACGTGCTCTTTTCCAAGGGAGGCTTTGTCTCCGTTCCTCCTGTGCTCGCGGCCTTTCTCCTCGGAATACCGGTAGTCAGCCATGAAAGCGATGCCAGTGCCGGCCTGGCCACCCGCATCAATGCCCGCTTCTCCCGCTTTGTCTGCGTTCCGTTTGCACAGGGATTCGAAACAATACAGAAGCACAAGCGTGTGGTTACCGGCAATCCCATCCGGCAGGCCTTGGTTGCCGAGGCCGAGCAGCCGTACAAAGAGGGTGAACTTGCGTTCATCGGTAAGGATGAGAAGCTCATCCTCGTTCTCGGAGGCAGCAGCGGGTCGCAGCAGATCAATGCCCTTATTCGAAGCAATCTTGAAGCATTGACCCAATTGGCGTATGTTTATCACCAATGCGGGTCCAAGGATGTACAGAACCTGGTACACGAGCGATACACCGAAGTCGCTTTCATCACTGATTTGCTGCCATCCCTCTTGAAACGGGCGGATTTGGTGATCAGCCGCAGCGGGGCGAACACCATCGCAGAGCTTGCGCTCTTCGGATGTCCGAGCCTGCTCATCCCCCTAAGCCGTCAATACAGCAGGGGAGACCAGATAGATAATGCGCTTCGTCTTGCCTCCCTCGGTGCTTCTCGCGTACTCTTGGATGAGAACGACCTCAATCGATTCTTCGTGGAAGTAAAAGACTTGCTGGACGATAGGCAAAAGCGCACAATGCTTTCTGGGAACATCAGGAAACTGGCACAAAAAGAGTGTGCACATTCTATAGCTGAGCTGCTTGGCAGCGTGAAGGAGTAA